CATTTCTTGATGATTTGTCTTATCAAGATAATAACCTGTGCGCAcaagatgtttattttaagatgttttagATGCAAAACAGCCGAAGTTCTATTTTCACCCGGGAATGTCACACGATGAAGTTCTCGTCGCTCTTAATAATAAAAGCTATAAATCCAACTTGGCTTTGTCTTCTGAGCATCGGCCAGACATGTCTTTACTAAGCAGATATTAACTCTGTGCGCACAACATAAAAATACCATCTTTTGGGACATCAGGAGAGATTGTCGTAAATCTTGAGTTTCCATGAGCAAATCCTGCTGCTTGTTCTGAATTAACGACACAGCTCAAAATCTGAACTTTCTGTCTAAACAAGTGCTAAGGGGGCCTGTGTAAAAGCATATACACTGATAACCAAGCCATCTGTCATACTTAAGAAGACAAAATAGTTTCTCCCAATGACTCAAAACAAGAACATCATTTAGGATTTTGAGTTAAGCTATATTGTTGATTCGGAAAAACAATTCTGACATAATAATCTAATACAGAAGAatttttttctcaagtgaatgcaataagCTTCGGTAGAAAATaggttttgtgaaataaaaatgtaaatcccCTGTTTTGTGTCCTGAATTAAAAATGGAATGAAACAATGCTCTTTCttgaaagaaaattaaaaaaaataaacgttGTCAAGTCCTTTCTCCAACAGAAAAATATCAGTCTTCTGTTTTCCGATCTGCACTTTTCTTCGCCGGTGGCAGCTCTGAAGAAACAGGCCCGGTGGAGGAATTGTGGGAATGTTTGGACCTTTTCCCTCTGTGCACAGTGTCCCCTCCGTTCTCGCCCTCCTCCCGCTCCAGTCTGCCTCTTTTGACAAAGTGGTCTATCCTGGACTCCAGGCTCTCGCAGCACGGACGCTCCAGCAACGGCCGATAGTTTCTCTGCCTGCTGCCTTCCACTAACCAGCAGTGGTTGGAGGAAACTCCGCCTGTGGACAGAGAGCAGTGGAAAAATGATGTGCATGATAGTTCAGGCATAAGCAAAAAGATTCACAAGGATGCAAAGCTACAAGTGTATTCAATGTTGAGGTTCACAGAGTCTTAATAAACTCTAACCTGAGGCTTCCAAACCCTTGATCATCCCATGGAGGACGTGGCTCTTCACTGCGCTCTGGGtccagtgctgctgcagtgttgacAGGACGTAGTTCacctcctcagcctcctgctTCCAGCTCAAACCCTCGAAGTGGCAGTCGTACAGCACCAGAGGGAAGTCCACCGCCATGCTGACGACAAGAAGGAGAACGTTCAAGACTCAGAGGGATGTGGTTCaaccatagactgaatataaagacggacgacacgactgctccccagaagggaagccaaaacatcttcaaaaaaccctagtggctggctgcagtatggttTCTGTCTCTTTGGGAAGTTCATATCAAACTGATAAAGTAAATTTGGtcttaattagttatttgatgctgtaaaaacagtcAGGCGggtgtatcagcaggacctttATACCCTGCCTCTACACCATAATCATTTATACGGAATTTCAAACACTAAATGACGTCAAAAGCGTTCGTTAGTCATCAATTCACCTGTACTGGGGCTTTCGGGGATTACTCTGAACATCCAGGAGCTGATGAATTAACTCCGGGGCTTCCAGTTTCTGTCCAATCAGGAGAAGCAACGCCATCATGCATCGTACCTGTGATGTAACACAGCAAAGGTtatcaaatattcaaattttaaaagaaaactgcaaacaaCTGTACAGTTATTGTCTTTTCTTACCTGGTGGTAAAGGAAGGCTAATCCTTTAATCTCAAAGATGAAGATGTCATAGTGATCTGTGCTGGACGTGTGTTCAGGCAACGCTGGTTTGACTGACGCTGACAAGATGGTCCTCTCGAACTGCAGGACGCCGTTGCCCACATCCATTTTGCACAGGTTGCGAAAGTCGTGAGTCCCCTCGTACCTGTCGGGTGCCAAGAGAGCGCTGAATCAGAGCTGCGTCCTCAACGGGGGACATCAGTGTTTAGGATTCAGTGTCTTCACCCACCTTTTTGCAGCATCTGCCATTAATGGCACATCCAGAGACCCTCGGGGGAAGTAGTAGCGATATGTGCGGGACTTGCAGTCGAAGCGAGCACTGAACCCCTCTGCGACGGGGGCCCAGTCCAAGATCCTGATGTCCTGGGGCAGGACTCTGTTCAGCATCTTCACATACGGAACCTCCGAGGCGGCAGCTTTACTCTTGGTGTTTGCGTCGATATGCTCTGGGAGCGTGACACCCAGTCCTCCAGAAAACTGTGTGGACCTCAAATCAATTGTAATGACCTGTGGGAAAGAGATACCTTTACTTGACGCCTGCAtgagaaaaactacaaaaccgCGCACGTTCTTCATCTCTGTGAACTCACTTGGGAAAAGGCGCTGACTCCTTTATCGGTGCGACCACACCGGTGATAGTTGGAGCTCTGTCGGTCCTGGATCAGCCGCGTCTTCAGCAAAGCCTCGAAGAGTCGGGCCTCCACCGTGTTGTCGGTGTTCTCCTGCACCGCAAAGCCCTGGTAGGCCCAGCCCATGTACGCCAGCCGCAGGGCCGCGTGGCGCCGAGGGTGGGCGGAGAAGTCAAAAGGACGCTCCTTGTGGGCTTTCTTACCCTTCTTGCAGCCACTGGACTTCCCATGAGGCTTGTGGTCGGCGTTTTCACTGGACGTCACCTCCAAGTCCTCTCCGGCTGCAGTCCTCTCCCTCAGCTGGGACCtgagctcctccagctctgcctccAGATCCTTTATCTGCCGGGTCAGTGCCTCCGACATGTTGCTGGATGAGACAAATATACAGAGGATCACTTGAATATTCAGAATCTGGTTaaattgccaagcaggtttacacataagGGATTtactgtggtgtatttgtgcacgtataaatacagaaatactaTAAGCACCAGAGGAGAGATTGTGGTAAGTTCAAGTGTCAAAGTGTCTCCTACACACAATTAGCACCTGTTAGCTAACACAATGAAAACTCCACTTATTCAGCTGCATACTTTGTTTATCAACTACTTTTTCTTCAGTGTTAATTaagtaaaacaacatttacttCTTTATACCCTTTAACTCACTCTTATCCTCACAGGAAGCTAGTGGGAGTTCATCCCTTGCTACTCTTACTGGCTACATGCTAACACCACACACAGCCTGTTAGCTCGCGTGCTAAGCTACACATCAGCTGTTGGTGCTGAACTCTGACGCCATGACACTTTACCTGTAACTTCAGAGTTGATCAGTGATGATGAACTTCTGCTCTTCACGCGCTTCTTGCTTCACGTGAGCTCACACATGCTGCTTCGTGCTGTCGCCCGGTTTGCTGCAGTCGGACCAGTGTTGGGAGCGGACACACTTCCTGTGAAGGAatgctgggaaatgtagtttggTACTTAAATGGCCGTGTGGAGCGTGATTAGCTCCGTGTTTGAGAGCCACTCTTTAAAGGACGTGTTTAGAACAGTATCCAGTGTGAGTATGACtcattttaatacaaaatcTCTACCGTTGTTCTCTAGtatctgtattttgtttttctaaaatgtaaaatagttGATAAATTCCCATTTTCAGGCCGAGAGAGatcaacgcactgcaaatgaagaaaacacatgcaaatagaaaggACACGTGAAAGTCAATTAGAcgacacatgcgctgcaaaaaaaagtcacaactcatgcaaacacagaaacgCGCTATAAATTGCTGAAACgacaacagaaatgtttccaggggacccaaaaaagtgatgcaCCTCGCTGTAGTTGAATgatttgtgaagttccatcaccactgacgagtagcagacGTCAATAaattcacaaagcattgaactagAGCCAGGTTCATCTCCTTTCTGGGTCCCATTTCCGGTGTTGTTTTTGCAATATGTagcgtgtttctgtatttgcatgtgttgtgtctgttttgcaGCGCATGTGTTGTCAatttgatgaagttgttttgtctatttgcacttgttttcctcatttgcagtgtgttgagctctgtCGGCAATGTACAAATGGCTCAGGGGGAATAAACATAGTCAGGTTGAAATGTTCAAACAACTCAGGAATACAAACAataagcaaaaaacaaacaaatacaaaaaaaaccactaGCTGCAGGAAGAGCAGCTTCCACGGTTCAATGTTCAATGAATCAGATTCAAAGTGTAAGAGCTCAGATGTCAATGATCTTAACAAGTCTGTAAGAATGTGTCAGGGGCCATTGTTGATTTGGGAGTCGGGGGTGATGAGGTTCCATTCGACGTTCCAAGTCCACATTCCGACGTGAGGGGGCGTTCCAGTTTCAGCTTCTGACTCGGGGGTCTGTAATTTCCAAACTCAAGAGGCGTAATGGAATGttgcataaagatggacgacatgacagctccccaaaagtgaagccaaagcatcttgatcaacccctggtggctggttgtggtataggtcataaatcctgcctcctccatctagtggatgggacatgaaacAAGCTAAAAATTCAAAGTACACATTCTTAAGTATGTGGTTTCGTTATTTTAGGTActtctgatgtttgttcaagttttagttTCGTCCAGACACGAGCAAACCTCGGCTGAAACCTGTAACAGGAAGGAAAGGTTGTAAGTTACTGGCAGCAAAGGAACAGGGAGTCTGGTCAAAAGGTTCTTTGGTTTTTTCCCTCTGAGTAAATTCTAATTAATTCTGGATTTAACAACCTGGGGCAAAGAGGACGAGACAGACCTCATTGTCATTCATGTCATCCTCTTCTTActctctttttaaatgtctgaattACCATTGATTATACGaacatctattaaaaaaaatcacattttaattagtttaattgGAGTTACAAAATATTACCCTTACAGATATCTAGGACGCAATCTCCAGAATCAAAATACTGACATCCTGAGCATCCTCCTGAAGATGAACTATAGCAAAACAAATATTGCTCAATACCAGTCACAGTTTTCTAAAAAGTTTTCTCCAAACTAAAAAGAAGTCTGGgttatacattcattcattctgtgcAGGTGGGtaacccttttttaaaaatccacaCTAGTTAGTAATTGGGACTTTTCCAATTATTCATTTTCACCGCCCGGGACCCCTCGCTGTTTCCTTTGGCCGAGAGTCAGACTTGATCCTCTTCCATATTCGATACTGCTCCCATTACTCGGCCCAACCACCGAGACCCCTGAGACCGTCTCATATGAATATGTTTGATACcgtttgaaagaaaaaaggattcTCTTTCAAATTAGGCTATGAATTCCTTTCACTGCCTCCgtctctgcttttatttcttcactcGCAGTCGCGGTGTCAGACAAATGAAGGATTACAGTTACAGCAGACTTCCTGTACTTCCTCCGAGCAGTTATTTAACAAACTGTGCCGTGGGAGGGATGTagagttaggtttaggtttgacatttttttgggCTAAGTGTGATATCAATCAAAAACCATTAATAATGATTAATCCAACCTTTTGCAACATGTCTCTTTGTTTAGCCTCATCATGATTTTAAGGTTATTACCATTTATGTGTGGGatatttttacacattaatCTCCAAACTcctttttttctaaaacaagTGATTGAATTAGTTCTTAAAAACTGTGCTGTTTATTCTTTTGCACTTCTCCTCTTCTGTAAGCATTCGATAAAAAGGTTGGTAGCAAACTAATTTGCTGACACTTTATCAAATTAATTCTGATTAACTTTATTCAAGTCGCCGTTACTGTATCTTTACAGGTGCTGAACTGCTATTCAAACAGATGAAGTACCATTAAATCACACATTAGCCTGTCTCTCTAAAATATTCTATAAACAAACTGCAAAATAATGAGAGAATTTTCATAAAAGATTGcttctctgtctcagtctcagaATGGGTGGTAGCTGTTTCACCACCGGAGCTTCCTTCGGGGCTTCTTCCCTCCTTTTGAAGACCAAACTCTTCCCCAAAGAGCTTCTCCACCAACATATGGATCAGaatcagctgcaggaaaactgATGCCACTTCCACGGGCTGGAAAAGGGCCGAGGCCTCCAGCTGCACCACAGCTTCTGCTTCCATCTCCTCAGAGTTTTTCTTCTCCCCGCTTTCTTGGAGCTTAAGCCAGAATCCAGGCTGAGAAGAAACCACCGTTCTTTTTGATTTCAGACACTGTTTTCTCTAATTTAGTCTGTCGTCACTAAACCCCTGAATCACAGTGGGCTCTTTGGACATTTAAAGGGAAGATAAGGAAACTTAAAGGGAAGataaggaaacagaaaacagatttgAATCCCCCCCCAAAAGGTGTCTATGACCAGAGAAGACTTTTACATGACAGATGTAAGGGGTTGTCCTTCTTCTGCTCATTGCTGACTCTTCTaatttgtttgttctcattTGCCTGAAACGAAATTCAGGCTGCGGAGATAAAGAAGAACATCCATTTTAAAAGTGCTCTTCTCACATTCAGTTCACCAGAGGGATTTGGGGGACTCCACTAGTCTTGATCGGACCATCTCCTTTGCGGCCGTCAAATCTGGACGTATCATTTCTGCAGTGTGAGGTGTTCAACAGCAGGTTGGTCCAGTTTGAAATATCCTTTCTGAAAACTGCACAATCACTTTAAAGCTAAAAAcatgcttttttaaatatttgaccCGTGTCCATGTCGTTTTCATGAAGTGATGGCgtctggatttgtttgaaaggGCTTGTGGGAACAGGCAGGAAAAGACTTCACACAGAGCTTTGCTTTGACAGACTTAATGCGAACCAGAAGTAAAACGATTACCATAGTTGGCGTGTTATGTCACAGACGGAGAACATTGTCCTTCCCACTCTTTGCTTTTCCTGTTTTGAATTCCTTGAGGCCTGTACTGTTGCTTTCCGTCTGATAAGGATCATTTCTGAGGAAAGATGGGGGGCATTGAGACCATTAAAATGAAACCTCTTAGTATAATATGCATGATCCATATTGGAAGCTCCATATAGGGCAAACTAATGCACTAAAGCATTTTCAGTGATATTACTTTTCCTTATATGACTCTTTCAGGAGGATTTGCCAAAGCTGGATCTCGGTTATCAGTCAATGTCTCCCATGGGGAATGTCTCATGGGGGCTTTTATGTACTTTGATTTATCTTTACACATTTCAGAACTACGAATATcagttaaagaaaagaaacagtcaAATCCTATTGGCACAAACCACATATTTGGAAAAACAATTAATTAAGACCAAGagtttgtgaaaaacaaactgcaacaaCCGCTGTCGTGCAAGCTAAGGTGCTATGGTGAGGTTCCTGTAATTGATAAATCCATTTTGACGTTAACAGCTTAGTTACAACGTTATATCACACGATTAGGGtaggggaaaaaatatattttttcattttagagaAAAAAGCAACGAAACTCAGCTGGTCATAATCACAAACTAAGATTAGTTTGTATTTGGGCAAAACAGTGAGTCAGGCTGATTCAGAGTTGAAACCAGATTCAGCAATGAGAATGTGCAATAAAATTTCccaggtaaataaataaaatcaactgCAGTGTTGACACTCTGACGAGACAGTCTAGCCAAAGCTAAAGCTGCTAGCTTCCCACTTTTTAAGTTTCCTGGGATGTTTTGGAGCCTAAATAAAGGAATTGAATTGGTTGTATCACACAAATGTAGCAGTAAAAATATCTAATCATTCTGAAGGAGAAACTATGAGATTTTGTGTGGTAACCTTAGAAATGCTATAATCAAGTATTTGAAATGATGAATTACTTTGTAGATTGTAGATTAAATAGATAAGAACGCTGAATAAACAGGAACAGATATTGTGCGTAGATAGGCTATATATAGATTTAGAGTGCTGTACACAGACTTAAACTGTCTGTAGTTACTGTCGTTCATCGGTGTTAAaccatttttattcatttaataattCACATATATGTAAACATTGACTATATGGACACCAATAGTTGACTTTATTCTGAATAAGatgatgaaaaaggaaaaattctGTTTACATGGTCTTATTCAGACTTTTGTCTTAATAAGGTTAATATTGGAATATTTGTGACATAACATAACATCAGAAGTGGGACAGCGTGAGTCCGTCCGTCAGTAAAGAGTTAAGCTCTCGTCCATGTCTGCTCCATCAATCAGCGTGCTGCTTGTACCAGGGGACATGTTTGCAGCCTAAAGTAAATGATGTGCCTCCCACACATATGGTCCTGCTTATTGATACCAGCCCCTGTAGACTAATAGTTTCCTTACATTCTTGCACTGACACGTGTCCATTTGAAACCACAGCGAAAACACTCATTTCTTTGAGGGGAaccatttagaaaataaatattatcaaATCATTATTGGTGTTGTTGAAGCGTTGTGGTATTTGGTGTTTTTGTAAGAGGGTTAGGGTAGAGTAATGGTTTATGCCAAAATCAATGTACATTTACAGTTTGCAGGTACATGGAgtaacatttagaaaaaatgCACATAGAGACTAAATCTTTTCTTCAGGCGCTCCAAGTGAAATGAGAGAATCTGAGATCGTTCCAGATCTTCACGGAAACTGTTGAAAAAAACCCCTAAAGGCCAATTAACTGTCTTCATCGACTTTGAATATGTACAAGATAAAAAACCACTCCGTCTGCAGCAACAATCcaacaaaagacaaatgaaagcaCAGCTCGGAGACACACCCAACCAGTAGCTGTATCCATTTCCATATCAACAGAATAAAAGGTGTCTTGTTTACAGGTGGAGCTTCACTGTTTGTGGTCACAGGATCCCACCTCTCCACTTTCATTCAAAGAAACACCACCCCGGATGTCCACGGTTTAAAATAGTAGCTTCTATCGTCTCCATCTACTTGTTGAGAGTCGCGCCGCAGAGTAAACGCTCACATGAAAAAGCTGCCCTACTGGCTCTTCTTGATTCCTGAGGTGACTGCAGCACCGAGGCTGGACCTGCAGTGTGCCAAGTGTTTACAGGGAAGAGCTGTTTACGAGAAATAAAATGCTGAGAAGAAGTTGACGGAGGGAAACTGTGATTGCATTCTGAGAAAGGGAAACAATCTTTATGAGGAGGGGCTTCAGGTAAAACATGCGTTTCGATTCTTCTGtagtgtttgtttcttttgtcttcagcTTGAATGTTTTGTCTTCCCACACATTTCCTTCTCTTGCTTAATATAtctcgtgtgcgtgtgtctgtccctctgttCTCAGTCCAGAGGAACAGTGGGGGCTGAACATGTGTGTTGTTCATTTGCCTTTCTGATAAAATGGTCTTTTTTCCCCTGTAAACTGTGGGGCTAAGAGTGGGTAGGGATTCCAGGGGCCGTCTGAAAGCAGAGGCTCCTCCTGTTCACGTCTGAGAGGATGTGTGAACAGAGACGGGGCGAGCGATGCAACATGTTTGCTTCACCCTATGCTTACATGCAGTGTGAAAGGAAACCACAGCCAACAGAGAGATAGGGGGTCTGAGTGAGGAGTGACAGAGTGAAACACATGTCTGTTCATCACTTCTGCTGCAGGATGGACAAGGACGGACAGAAGCCAAAGACCTATGTGTCCACTTTCCGACTGGCCCTCAAGCCTCAAGCCAGACCCGTGTGCGTGGAGAAGAAAGGGGAAGAGAACGGACTGGATACCACACACAAGAAGCTGCTGGGAAACAACAAACTGGGAGTCTCGTCTGCAACAGGTAAACACTTGAAaagtattttaaacatttgtccCAATGCAATCCACTGTGGGTGTGTCAGGGTTTTACTTTGAGCTCGTTCAACTTGAACCTGTTGCATGAAGACAGTGCAAAGTCCTTTGGGTAAATCCAGGAATAATGGAATCTGTTTGATTGCACATGTGAAACAAGCTTAACTCACCTGAGGCCAGTTCAAGACTTGTTAAAGTAAAAGCCAAGGGTGCAGCATTTGTAAATAACCATGTTATTGTGAAATGGGCTGTTTTTGTAGTTATGTAAATGTGGTAGGGGTGACATGCAacttgccacacacacacacacacacacacacacacacacacacacacacacacacacacacacacacacacacacacacacacgtcttcactttaaattaatttatttacatCATAGGGACTTGTCTTTTGTCCttataaggaagacaagtccccataatgtgactatGTAGATAGATTTAAGTCCCCGACACATGAGTAacaactgcccccccccccacacacacacacacaacattccACCACACACTGGGGGGACCACCCATTGCTTATCctgctgtgcaaacacacatgcgGTGGGAAAACATGTCACATTGCCCCTAACTGTACAACCACAGGGGACAAATGAGCCGAGAGAACCTGAaggtaaaacagacaaatatcaaacatccaCATCAGTCTAGAGTTTCCTATTTGTACTGGCCAGCAGAGTGCACCCCCCCACCAAGGCCCGACacttcccttaaattcaaacgCCCGATTTCGCAATGtgaaaaaatcctggatctgccccctgatccggatctgcatAGAAATTTAATGGGCTCTTTCCTGGCCCGCACTGCATCCTTCCGCCAAGTTCCATGGAAATCCGTCCAATTATCTTCgtgtaatcttgttcacaaacaaaccaaccaccAGACGAAGGGACGGGTGAAAACAACCTCTTTTGGCGGAGCTGATATCAGACGACGTGAACATTTGCAACAAGCGTACATCAGTGAAAACCTCCTAATGTCCTTCTATTGAAACATCAGCTCAAGATTTTCATCCGTGGCCCATCCTGATGGGTCACCGGTTGAGAGGAAACACCGGCGGACACAGTTTGCAATCAAGTGAAGCATGTTTGAAAACCTAATCCATTGTCCTTGACTCCTAATCTCTTGTTAAGATGCGAGACAGACTCGAGTGCAGGCCCCCTCATCACCTCACTTCAAAGAGCCTCTCCAGGACTGTGCGGTCTGTGAAGGAAGCGATGCTACATTTCAAGGTGTTATCACAGGAAGTCAGCCCCTGAGCATTTCCTGGCTACACAATGGTAAGTGACTGATGATCCTACCCAGAAAAGGCCATTAACCGCAAATGAATGATTGTAATCAACCCCTGTTACAATATGTGTGTATCCATCTTGTCATGTAGGTGAGAAGATGCATTCAAGTGGCACTTCCTTCAAGAATAGTGTCGCCGTTATGGTTCTGAATCGGTGTTCACGTGGAAATGCTGGGACATATACGTGCACAGCGGAGAACGCTGCTGGGAAACGGTCAAGCAGCGCTGCGTTACACATCACAGGTAAAGCATGGAGTCAACATACGTGCACGTGAATGAAACGCATTGAATCGATCTGCGTGCAGTAAAACACGTTTCACTCTGTTTGATACAGGACCAACGACAAAGGAAATCCCCAGAACAAGCAACCACAAGCTGCACAGTGAGGTCAAGGTCGCGTCACGTGAAAACACCAAGTCGGTCCCAGCTTCAAAAggtaaaacacagagaaaagaaaaagcaagagTTAGTTGagcttgataaaaaaaaaaacatctttgtattgatacacacccacaaactcactctcttttcttttcctcttacAATTTAGTAAACTTTTGTCagagtttatttttatagcataGTTTAAATCAACCACTGCTGACCAATGTGGTGAAAAGgcctaaaatataaataaaataatctaaaagcacatttaaaaacagagaataaacagaaaatttaagaaataaaaagttaaacatCATAGATAAGTAAGAATGAAACTATTGCACGATAACCAATGAAATCAAGTTTCTCAAACTTTAAAATAAGTGAGAAGAAGTTGGTCTAAATCgatgatttaaatgtttctagGGTCTGAGTGGTTCTGATATGATTTGGTAAGATGCTCCAGAGAGTAGATGCAGCCACTGCTCGTGTTGAGGGTttagggcagaggatgtcacaccttgttaagctgtgaaaataatttaattaacatGAAGTAtgctgttaaaaaagaaaagggaagcagcaatctgaataaaatgttaaattcaacTCATTACTGTCACAGTCTACAGACAAACATTTCGGATTGCAGCAACTATTTGGCAGAGAAACTGGCTCTTTAGTTGATTGCATTATTTGCCGCTGCAACCGAACATGATTGCTCACATGTGATTGGTTAGATTCTTCTTAAACCCCCCCTCCTACCACAGCACACACCTGTaaatccacctcctccttcagtCTCCACAGAGATTTCTACCTTCAAACAAAAGTCTCCACTGAGAAAAGGGGAGCAGAGGACAACACGTCCAGTTAGAGACCAAATCAAGTAACAGTTTACTGCCTTTTGATTCCCCTCAG
This is a stretch of genomic DNA from Hippoglossus stenolepis isolate QCI-W04-F060 chromosome 21, HSTE1.2, whole genome shotgun sequence. It encodes these proteins:
- the pus3 gene encoding tRNA pseudouridine(38/39) synthase gives rise to the protein MSEALTRQIKDLEAELEELRSQLRERTAAGEDLEVTSSENADHKPHGKSSGCKKGKKAHKERPFDFSAHPRRHAALRLAYMGWAYQGFAVQENTDNTVEARLFEALLKTRLIQDRQSSNYHRCGRTDKGVSAFSQVITIDLRSTQFSGGLGVTLPEHIDANTKSKAAASEVPYVKMLNRVLPQDIRILDWAPVAEGFSARFDCKSRTYRYYFPRGSLDVPLMADAAKRYEGTHDFRNLCKMDVGNGVLQFERTILSASVKPALPEHTSSTDHYDIFIFEIKGLAFLYHQVRCMMALLLLIGQKLEAPELIHQLLDVQSNPRKPQYSMAVDFPLVLYDCHFEGLSWKQEAEEVNYVLSTLQQHWTQSAVKSHVLHGMIKGLEASGGVSSNHCWLVEGSRQRNYRPLLERPCCESLESRIDHFVKRGRLEREEGENGGDTVHRGKRSKHSHNSSTGPVSSELPPAKKSADRKTED